The Pseudomonadota bacterium DNA segment ATGGTCTCGCCCGCGTTGACCGTGAGGTCGATGCCCTTGAGCACCTCGAGATCGCCGAAGCGCTTTCGCAAGCCTTCGATGCGCACCAGTTCCGTCATTGGTCACCTTTCTTCAGCATGCGCTCGAGCACGTAGGTCGCCTGCACCACTGGGTAGAGCACGCAGAAAAACAGAAACGCCACCGCGGTGTACGCCTCGATGGGGTTGTAGTTGAGGTCCGCAATCAGCTTGGCCTGGTTCAGCGTTTCGACGTAGCCGACCACCGAGGCCAGCGTCGACATCTTGAACACCTCGATACCGCGGTTGGTCAGTGCCGGCAGCACCCGTTTGATCGCCACGGGCAGGATGACGCGGCGCAGCGTCTGGTTGTAGGTCATGCCGATGGCCTTGCCGGCTTCCCATTGGCCCTTGTCGATCGACTGGATGCCCGCGCGGTAGATCTCGGCAGAGAAGGCCA contains these protein-coding regions:
- a CDS encoding amino acid ABC transporter permease, which gives rise to MGHNWDFATIFANWHVLWVGLQGTVVIFAITVVLGLAGGLVVGVCRYARSPFLSWPARVFVEVFRNTPVLVQIIWFYYAFPILTGIETDPYLAAILGIALNTMAFSAEIYRAGIQSIDKGQWEAGKAIGMTYNQTLRRVILPVAIKRVLPALTNRGIEVFKMSTLASVVGYVETLNQAKLIADLNYNPIEAYTAVAFLFFCVLYPVVQATYVLERMLKKGDQ